One stretch of Pararhizobium qamdonense DNA includes these proteins:
- a CDS encoding DUF2934 domain-containing protein — protein MDTDRETKIRHRAYELWLDEGSPEGKQDDHWSQAEREIDSLDMEDSAEDIKPDVMREAVREHADTFLVKSDLEDADQRESAPGTREQP, from the coding sequence ATGGACACTGACAGAGAGACGAAAATCCGCCATCGCGCCTATGAACTTTGGCTTGACGAAGGCTCACCAGAGGGCAAGCAGGACGATCACTGGTCGCAGGCCGAACGGGAAATTGACAGCCTGGACATGGAAGACAGCGCTGAGGACATCAAACCGGACGTGATGCGCGAGGCAGTCCGCGAGCATGCCGACACATTTTTGGTAAAGTCCGATCTTGAGGACGCAGACCAGCGCGAGAGCGCCCCCGGCACACGCGAACAGCCATAG
- the polA gene encoding DNA polymerase I has product MKKGDHLFLIDGSGFIFRAFHAIPPLNRKSDGLPVNAVSGFCNMLWKLLTDARDTSVGVTPTHFAVIFDYSSKTFRNELYDQYKANRTAPPEDLIPQFGLIRHATRAFNLPCIEKEGYEADDLIATYARMAEATGADVTIVSSDKDLMQLVTANVSMYDSMKDKQISIPEVIEKWGVPPEKMIDLQAMTGDSTDNVPGIPGIGPKTAAQLLEEFGDLETLLARAGEIKQQKRRENIIANTELARLSRQLVTLKTDTPIDVPLEDFELHAQDGPKLVAFLKTMEFTTLTRRVAAATETDADAVEPAKVPVEWGAQAHGPDLDKGDLASPSSPSALSTSKSPAAGSAADAAASLASVTDSGPLAATPQALAQTRAELFATAKIDRSAYVAIRDLATLDAWIASARETGIVAFDTETTSLDAMQAELVGFSLAIADNSKNPSGTDIRAAYVPLIHKTGGNDLFSDGVKLAPDQIPAAAALERLKDLLEDPSVLKIAQNLKYDYLVMKRHGVSIVSFDDTMLMSYVADAGAGTHGMDSLSEKWLGHQPIPYKDVAGTGKSSVSFDYVDIDKATAYAAEDADVTLRLWQVLKPRLAAKNLNAVYERLERPLVPVLARMEERGITIDRQILSRLSGELAQGAAGLEHEIYGLVGESFNIGSPKQLGDILFGRLGLPGGAKTKTGQWSTSAQVLEELALEGHELPRKIVDWRQLTKLKSTYTDALPGFVHPETKRVHTSYALAATTTGRLSSSEPNLQNIPVRTAEGRKIRTAFISTPGHKLVSADYSQIELRVLAHVAEIPQLKQAFSDGIDIHAMTASEMFGVPVEGMPSEIRRRAKAINFGIIYGISAFGLANQLSIERSEAGEYIKKYFERFPGIRDYMESTKAFARENGYVETIFGRRAHYPDIRSSNPSHRAFNERAAINAPIQGSAADIIRRAMVKMEPALEQAGLSQRARMLLQVHDELIFEVEDADVERTIPLVVSVMENAAMPALDMRVPLKVDARAAHNWDEAH; this is encoded by the coding sequence ATGAAAAAAGGTGATCATCTCTTCCTCATCGACGGCTCCGGTTTCATTTTCCGGGCGTTCCACGCCATCCCGCCGCTGAACCGCAAATCCGATGGTTTGCCGGTCAACGCAGTCTCGGGCTTCTGCAACATGCTGTGGAAGCTTTTGACCGATGCGCGCGATACATCCGTCGGGGTGACACCAACCCATTTCGCCGTCATCTTCGACTATTCCTCGAAGACCTTCCGCAACGAGCTCTACGATCAGTACAAGGCGAACCGCACCGCACCGCCGGAGGACCTGATCCCGCAATTCGGGCTGATCCGCCATGCGACGCGCGCCTTCAACCTGCCCTGCATCGAAAAGGAAGGCTACGAGGCCGACGACCTGATCGCTACCTATGCGCGGATGGCGGAAGCAACCGGCGCCGACGTCACCATCGTATCGTCCGACAAGGATCTGATGCAGCTGGTGACGGCCAATGTGTCGATGTATGACAGCATGAAGGACAAGCAGATCTCGATCCCGGAAGTGATCGAGAAATGGGGTGTTCCGCCGGAAAAGATGATCGACCTGCAGGCGATGACCGGGGACAGCACCGACAACGTGCCCGGCATTCCCGGCATCGGCCCGAAGACGGCAGCGCAGCTGCTCGAGGAATTCGGCGACCTGGAAACATTGCTTGCCCGCGCCGGTGAAATCAAGCAGCAGAAGCGCCGCGAAAACATCATCGCCAACACTGAGCTGGCCCGCCTCTCGCGGCAACTGGTGACGCTGAAGACCGACACACCGATCGACGTGCCGCTTGAGGATTTCGAGCTGCATGCGCAGGACGGACCCAAGCTCGTCGCTTTCCTGAAGACCATGGAATTCACCACGCTGACCCGCCGCGTTGCGGCGGCAACCGAGACGGATGCGGATGCCGTCGAGCCGGCCAAAGTCCCGGTCGAATGGGGCGCGCAGGCGCATGGACCTGATCTCGACAAGGGCGATCTTGCCTCCCCGTCTTCGCCGTCCGCCCTGTCCACGTCGAAATCACCGGCAGCTGGAAGTGCTGCGGATGCGGCAGCGTCCCTGGCCAGCGTGACGGACAGCGGCCCGCTGGCTGCGACACCGCAGGCTTTGGCGCAGACACGCGCAGAACTTTTTGCAACAGCCAAGATCGACCGCAGCGCCTATGTGGCGATCCGCGATCTCGCAACGCTCGATGCCTGGATCGCCAGCGCACGCGAAACCGGCATCGTGGCCTTCGATACCGAAACCACCTCGCTCGATGCGATGCAGGCGGAACTTGTCGGCTTTTCGCTCGCCATCGCCGACAACAGCAAAAACCCCTCGGGCACCGATATCCGCGCCGCCTATGTGCCGCTCATCCACAAGACCGGCGGCAACGATCTCTTCAGCGATGGCGTCAAGCTGGCACCAGACCAGATTCCGGCCGCGGCCGCGCTGGAGCGTCTGAAGGATCTTCTGGAAGACCCGTCGGTTCTCAAGATCGCGCAGAATCTGAAATATGACTACCTGGTGATGAAGCGCCATGGCGTCAGCATCGTCAGTTTCGACGATACGATGCTGATGTCCTATGTGGCCGATGCCGGCGCTGGCACGCATGGCATGGATTCGCTATCCGAGAAATGGCTTGGCCATCAGCCCATTCCCTACAAGGATGTGGCCGGCACCGGCAAATCTTCCGTCAGCTTCGATTATGTCGATATCGACAAGGCGACCGCTTATGCAGCCGAGGATGCCGATGTGACGCTGAGGCTTTGGCAGGTTTTGAAACCGCGCCTGGCCGCCAAGAACCTCAATGCCGTCTATGAACGGCTGGAGCGTCCGCTGGTGCCGGTGCTTGCCCGCATGGAAGAACGCGGCATCACCATCGACCGTCAGATCCTGTCGCGGCTGTCGGGCGAACTGGCGCAGGGCGCTGCTGGCCTCGAGCATGAAATCTACGGGCTTGTCGGCGAAAGCTTCAATATCGGCTCGCCGAAACAGCTTGGCGATATCCTGTTTGGCCGTCTCGGCCTGCCGGGCGGCGCCAAGACAAAGACGGGACAATGGTCGACCTCCGCGCAGGTGCTTGAAGAGCTTGCGCTGGAAGGCCATGAACTGCCGCGCAAGATCGTCGACTGGCGCCAGCTGACCAAGCTCAAATCCACCTATACCGACGCCCTTCCAGGCTTTGTGCACCCGGAAACGAAACGCGTTCACACATCCTATGCGCTGGCGGCCACAACGACGGGACGCCTCTCCTCCTCCGAGCCGAACCTGCAGAATATCCCGGTGCGCACCGCCGAAGGGCGCAAGATCCGCACCGCCTTCATCTCGACGCCGGGACACAAGCTGGTCTCGGCCGACTATAGCCAGATCGAGCTACGCGTGCTTGCCCATGTCGCCGAAATCCCGCAGCTGAAGCAGGCCTTTTCCGACGGTATCGACATTCATGCGATGACGGCATCGGAAATGTTCGGCGTCCCGGTCGAAGGCATGCCAAGCGAAATCCGCCGCCGCGCCAAGGCGATCAATTTCGGCATCATCTACGGCATTTCCGCTTTCGGCCTTGCCAACCAGCTGTCGATCGAACGCTCGGAAGCCGGCGAATATATCAAGAAATATTTCGAGCGCTTCCCCGGCATTCGCGACTATATGGAAAGCACCAAGGCATTTGCCCGCGAAAACGGCTATGTCGAAACCATCTTCGGCCGCCGCGCACATTATCCGGACATCCGCTCGTCTAACCCCTCGCACCGCGCCTTCAACGAACGCGCCGCGATCAACGCGCCGATCCAGGGCTCCGCCGCCGATATCATCCGGCGCGCGATGGTGAAGATGGAGCCGGCACTGGAACAAGCCGGCCTTTCGCAGCGCGCCCGCATGCTGCTGCAGGTGCATGACGAATTGATCTTCGAAGTCGAGGATGCCGATGTCGAGCGGACCATCCCGCTGGTCGTTTCAGTCATGGAAAATGCGGCAATGCCGGCGCTCGACATGAGGGTTCCATTGAAGGTCGATGCGCGGGCTGCGCATAACTGGGATGAGGCACACTGA
- a CDS encoding lysylphosphatidylglycerol synthase domain-containing protein translates to MKTVRKLAWPVIGLAAIVFSLYGLYHELHGLSAADFMDSLKAVSLKSWFLAAAATLAAYAALAAYDHLALEHLGHRISLWFITVCSFTAYALSHTVGASVFSGAVVRYRAYGSKGLTAGETGILVAFCSFTFALGTLMLAAIVLLIEPEITARFATFLPIGASISTGLIILALIALYVIGSLVGFRPLHTRWFRLEYPKPSLALRQLVIAPVELIAAAAIIYFALPEAGNPGYMVILGVFLASFSAALLSHAPGGLGVLELVFIAALPEMDPAGVLAGLAIFRLFYLIIPFLIALTVVVIFERGQFVAGRKAEAGKENGT, encoded by the coding sequence ATGAAAACGGTACGCAAACTTGCCTGGCCGGTGATTGGGCTCGCCGCGATCGTGTTTTCGCTTTATGGCCTCTATCATGAGCTCCATGGCCTTTCGGCCGCCGATTTCATGGATAGCCTGAAAGCCGTATCGCTGAAGAGCTGGTTCTTGGCCGCCGCCGCCACGCTTGCCGCCTACGCGGCGCTTGCGGCCTATGATCATCTGGCGCTCGAGCATCTCGGCCACAGGATCTCGCTCTGGTTCATTACCGTATGCTCCTTCACCGCCTATGCGCTGTCGCATACGGTGGGGGCCTCGGTCTTTTCCGGTGCTGTCGTGCGCTACCGCGCCTATGGCTCGAAGGGCCTGACGGCGGGCGAGACCGGAATTCTGGTTGCGTTCTGCTCGTTCACGTTCGCGCTCGGTACGCTGATGCTGGCGGCCATCGTCCTTTTGATCGAACCGGAAATCACCGCCCGTTTCGCAACGTTCCTGCCGATCGGGGCATCGATCTCGACTGGATTGATCATTCTGGCGCTGATCGCGCTGTATGTGATCGGCAGTCTGGTCGGGTTCCGGCCGTTGCACACCCGCTGGTTCCGGCTGGAATATCCCAAACCCTCGCTGGCGCTGCGCCAGCTGGTGATTGCACCGGTCGAGCTGATTGCCGCTGCCGCCATCATCTATTTCGCCCTGCCGGAGGCCGGAAATCCCGGTTATATGGTCATCCTCGGCGTGTTTCTCGCCTCGTTTTCGGCAGCGCTTCTCTCGCATGCGCCGGGCGGGCTGGGCGTTCTGGAGCTGGTGTTTATCGCAGCCCTTCCGGAAATGGATCCGGCCGGCGTCCTGGCGGGGCTTGCCATTTTCCGTCTCTTCTACCTGATCATCCCGTTCCTGATCGCACTCACCGTCGTCGTGATTTTCGAGCGCGGTCAATTCGTCGCCGGCCGCAAGGCCGAGGCGGGTAAGGAAAACGGCACCTAA
- a CDS encoding cold-shock protein codes for MATGTVKWFNSTKGFGFIQPDDGSQDVFVHISAVERAGMRGLNDGQKISFELVKDRKSGKMSADNLQAA; via the coding sequence ATGGCCACTGGCACAGTAAAATGGTTTAATTCCACAAAGGGCTTCGGCTTCATTCAGCCGGACGACGGCAGCCAGGACGTTTTCGTCCACATCTCGGCTGTTGAGCGCGCTGGTATGCGTGGCCTCAACGACGGCCAGAAGATCAGCTTCGAGCTCGTCAAGGACCGCAAGTCCGGCAAGATGTCTGCAGACAACCTGCAGGCGGCCTAA
- a CDS encoding MarR family winged helix-turn-helix transcriptional regulator, whose protein sequence is MAFDRMDSATYLSSLLAKSFSRALQERGQKLGFAPGQFPVLLELWSEEGLTQKQLLDRLDIEQATMANTLARMERDGLVLRKKHPTDKRAQQIFLTVKAREMEEEAKEAALAADQSLLSGFRTFERELMLEYMRMAIAKGAQN, encoded by the coding sequence ATGGCCTTCGACCGTATGGATTCAGCAACATACCTGTCCAGCCTTTTGGCGAAAAGTTTCTCCCGTGCCCTGCAGGAGAGAGGCCAGAAACTCGGCTTTGCCCCCGGCCAATTTCCGGTTCTGTTGGAACTGTGGAGCGAAGAGGGCCTGACCCAGAAACAATTGCTCGACCGTCTCGACATCGAGCAGGCGACGATGGCCAATACGCTCGCCCGGATGGAGCGGGACGGACTGGTCCTGCGCAAGAAACACCCGACCGACAAACGTGCCCAGCAGATTTTCCTGACCGTCAAGGCCAGGGAAATGGAGGAAGAGGCAAAAGAGGCCGCGCTTGCCGCCGATCAATCCCTGTTGTCGGGCTTTCGGACGTTTGAACGGGAACTGATGCTGGAATATATGCGCATGGCGATCGCCAAGGGCGCGCAGAACTGA
- a CDS encoding entericidin, whose product MTKLVVVAICASLLALSGCGNTARGLKRDGVQSSNALDNATHRIARANAN is encoded by the coding sequence ATGACGAAATTGGTGGTTGTTGCAATCTGCGCGTCCCTGCTTGCGCTGTCTGGATGCGGAAATACCGCAAGGGGTTTGAAGAGGGACGGCGTTCAGTCCAGCAATGCTTTGGACAACGCCACACATCGTATAGCCCGCGCGAACGCGAACTGA
- a CDS encoding dipeptidase, translating to MTDTASILTRADDNLPQSLERLFDLVRIQSISTDPAFKAECRKAAEWLVSELTTLGFEASVRDTPGHPMVVAHHAAGKPGAPHVLFYGHYDVQPVDPLNLWDTAPFEPSIKELDGGRKVITGRGTADDKGQLLTFVEACRAFKEVNGALPCEVTILFEGEEESGSPSLKPFLEANAAELKADYALVCDTNMWDRDTPAISAGLRGLVGEEIVITAADRDLHSGYFGGAAANPIHVLSQILAGLHDETGRVTLEGFYDGVEETPTQIKAAWETLGMTTEKFLGEIGLSIPSGEKGRSVMELTWARPTAEVNGIWGGYTGEGFKTVIAAQASAKVSFRLVGAQNPEKVRDAFRVYVTSKIPADCSVEFHKHGGSPAIQLPYDSALLNTAKSALSDEWPKPAVLIGMGGSIPIVGDFQKMLGMESLLVGFGLSDDRIHSPNEKYELQSYHKGIRSWIRILHALAA from the coding sequence ATGACAGACACGGCCAGCATTCTCACCCGGGCAGACGATAATCTTCCACAGAGCCTTGAGCGGCTTTTCGATCTGGTGCGCATCCAGTCGATCTCCACCGATCCGGCCTTCAAGGCGGAATGCCGCAAGGCAGCGGAATGGCTGGTGAGCGAGTTGACGACACTGGGGTTTGAAGCCTCCGTACGTGACACGCCCGGCCATCCGATGGTCGTGGCGCATCACGCAGCCGGCAAACCCGGCGCGCCGCATGTGCTCTTCTATGGTCATTACGACGTTCAGCCGGTCGATCCGCTCAATCTGTGGGACACGGCGCCGTTCGAGCCCTCGATCAAGGAGCTGGACGGTGGCCGCAAGGTCATCACCGGGCGGGGAACGGCTGACGACAAGGGCCAGCTTCTGACCTTCGTCGAGGCCTGCCGCGCCTTCAAGGAGGTCAACGGCGCGCTGCCCTGCGAAGTCACCATCCTGTTCGAAGGCGAGGAAGAATCGGGATCGCCGTCGCTCAAGCCGTTCCTGGAAGCGAACGCTGCCGAGCTGAAGGCTGACTATGCCCTGGTCTGCGACACCAATATGTGGGACCGCGATACGCCTGCGATCTCCGCTGGCCTGCGGGGCCTCGTCGGCGAAGAAATCGTCATCACCGCCGCCGACCGCGATCTGCATTCCGGCTATTTCGGAGGTGCCGCTGCCAATCCCATCCATGTCCTGTCACAGATCCTGGCCGGCCTGCATGACGAGACCGGCCGCGTCACGCTGGAGGGTTTCTACGACGGCGTCGAGGAGACCCCGACGCAGATCAAGGCCGCCTGGGAAACGCTGGGGATGACCACGGAGAAATTCCTCGGCGAAATCGGCCTGTCGATCCCGTCGGGCGAAAAGGGCCGTTCGGTGATGGAACTGACATGGGCGCGGCCGACCGCTGAGGTGAACGGCATCTGGGGCGGCTATACCGGCGAAGGCTTCAAGACCGTGATTGCCGCGCAGGCATCCGCCAAGGTTTCCTTCCGCCTTGTTGGCGCGCAGAACCCTGAAAAGGTCCGGGATGCGTTCCGCGTCTATGTCACCTCGAAAATCCCCGCCGATTGCTCGGTCGAATTCCACAAGCATGGTGGCTCGCCGGCAATCCAGCTTCCCTATGATTCGGCCCTGCTGAACACGGCAAAATCGGCGCTCTCGGACGAATGGCCGAAACCCGCCGTGTTGATCGGCATGGGCGGCTCGATCCCCATCGTCGGCGATTTCCAGAAAATGCTCGGCATGGAATCGCTTCTGGTGGGCTTTGGCCTGTCGGATGACCGGATTCATTCACCAAACGAGAAGTACGAGCTGCAATCCTATCACAAGGGCATCCGCTCCTGGATCCGGATTCTCCACGCGCTTGCGGCTTAA
- the dnaK gene encoding molecular chaperone DnaK: MAKVIGIDLGTTNSCVSVMDGKDAKVIENAEGARTTPSIIAFNDDGERLAGQPAKRQAVTNPENTLFAVKRLIGRRYDDKLVEKDKALVPYKIVKGDNGDAWVEAQGKGYSPSQISAMILQKMKETAESYLGEKVTQAVITVPAYFNDAQRQATKDAGRIAGLEVLRIINEPTAAALAYGLDKKDGKTIAVYDLGGGTFDISVLEIGDGVFEVKSTNGDTFLGGEDFDMRLVEYLAAEFKKDQGIDLKNDKLALQRLKEAAEKAKIELSSSQQTEINLPFITADATGPKHLTMKLSRAKFESLVDELVQRTVAPCKAALKDAGVTAAEIDEVVLVGGMSRMPKVQEVVKQLFGKEPHKGVNPDEVVAMGAAIQAGVLQGDVKDVLLLDVTPLSLGIETLGGVFTRLIERNTTIPTKKSQTFSTAEDSQNAVTIRVSQGEREMAQDNKLLGQFDLVGIPPAPRGVPQIEVTFDIDANGIVQVSAKDKGTGKEHQIRIQASGGLSDADIEKMVKDAEANAENDKKRREGVEAKNQAESLIHSSEKSLKEFGDKVTEAERTAISDAIASLKTAVEASEPDAEDIKTKTQTLLEASMKLGQAMYESQQTEAANADAQADAARDSDSDIVDADYEEVKDEDDRKKSA, from the coding sequence ATGGCTAAAGTAATCGGTATCGACTTGGGAACGACCAACTCCTGCGTCTCCGTCATGGACGGCAAGGACGCGAAGGTCATTGAGAATGCGGAAGGTGCACGCACCACGCCGTCGATCATCGCATTCAACGATGACGGCGAGCGTCTGGCGGGCCAGCCGGCCAAGCGTCAGGCCGTCACCAATCCGGAAAACACGCTGTTTGCCGTCAAGCGCCTGATCGGCCGCCGGTACGACGACAAGCTCGTTGAAAAGGACAAGGCCCTCGTCCCTTACAAGATCGTCAAGGGCGACAATGGCGACGCATGGGTCGAAGCGCAGGGCAAGGGTTATTCCCCCTCGCAGATCTCCGCCATGATCCTTCAGAAGATGAAGGAAACCGCAGAATCCTATCTCGGTGAAAAGGTCACGCAGGCCGTCATCACCGTTCCCGCTTACTTCAATGACGCGCAACGCCAGGCAACCAAGGATGCCGGCCGCATTGCCGGTCTCGAAGTTCTGCGCATCATCAACGAGCCGACCGCAGCAGCGCTCGCCTATGGCCTCGACAAGAAGGACGGCAAGACCATCGCCGTTTACGACTTGGGTGGTGGTACGTTCGATATTTCGGTTCTGGAAATCGGCGACGGCGTCTTCGAAGTGAAGTCGACCAACGGCGACACCTTCCTCGGCGGTGAAGACTTCGACATGCGTCTCGTCGAATATCTCGCAGCCGAGTTCAAGAAGGACCAGGGCATCGACCTGAAGAACGACAAGCTTGCTCTGCAGCGCCTCAAGGAAGCTGCCGAAAAGGCGAAGATCGAACTGTCGTCCTCGCAGCAGACCGAAATCAACCTGCCGTTCATCACAGCGGATGCGACCGGTCCGAAGCACCTGACCATGAAGCTGTCGCGCGCCAAGTTCGAAAGCCTGGTGGACGAGCTTGTTCAGCGCACCGTTGCTCCGTGCAAGGCAGCCTTGAAGGATGCGGGCGTTACCGCAGCCGAGATCGACGAAGTCGTTCTGGTCGGCGGCATGAGCCGCATGCCGAAGGTCCAGGAAGTCGTCAAGCAGCTGTTCGGCAAGGAGCCGCACAAGGGCGTCAACCCGGATGAAGTGGTTGCCATGGGCGCCGCCATCCAGGCCGGCGTGCTGCAGGGCGACGTCAAGGACGTTCTCCTCCTCGACGTGACGCCGCTGTCGCTGGGCATCGAAACGCTGGGTGGCGTGTTCACCCGTCTGATCGAGCGTAACACGACGATCCCGACAAAGAAGTCGCAGACCTTCTCGACGGCCGAAGACAGCCAGAATGCCGTGACCATCCGCGTTTCGCAGGGCGAACGTGAAATGGCCCAGGACAACAAGCTGCTGGGCCAGTTCGACCTGGTCGGCATCCCGCCGGCACCGCGTGGCGTTCCGCAGATCGAAGTCACCTTCGATATCGACGCGAACGGCATCGTTCAGGTTTCGGCCAAGGACAAGGGCACTGGCAAGGAACATCAGATCCGGATCCAGGCATCGGGCGGTCTGTCCGACGCGGATATCGAGAAGATGGTCAAGGATGCCGAGGCCAATGCCGAAAACGACAAGAAGCGCCGTGAAGGTGTCGAAGCGAAGAACCAGGCCGAAAGCCTGATCCATTCGTCGGAAAAGTCGCTGAAGGAATTCGGTGACAAGGTCACGGAAGCCGAGCGCACCGCGATCTCCGACGCAATCGCTTCGCTGAAGACCGCTGTCGAAGCGTCCGAGCCGGATGCTGAAGACATCAAGACCAAGACCCAGACGCTTCTCGAAGCCTCGATGAAGCTTGGCCAGGCGATGTACGAATCGCAGCAGACCGAAGCGGCCAATGCCGACGCGCAGGCCGATGCCGCCCGCGACAGCGATAGCGACATCGTCGATGCCGATTATGAAGAAGTCAAAGACGAGGACGACCGCAAGAAGTCCGCATAA
- a CDS encoding transglycosylase domain-containing protein: MAGNRTSGHRIEPSFEGGRGRDDGELRMNAGERVSGGGGKSGGSKPSPKKSSARHPRRRGGSSGGRGFTGLIRSLVYWCVVLGIWGAIGVGGLVLYYGSRMPSATTWVIPDRPPNVKILAVNGDIIANRGTTGGEALSLENMSPYIPQAVIAIEDRRFYSHFGVDPLGLARAMLTNVTTGRMVQGGSTITQQLAKNLFLSPERTLERKVQEVLLSVWLEQKYTKDQILAMYLNRVFFGSNAYGVEAASRRYFNKSARDVNLGEAALLAGLLKAPSRLSPARDPKAAEERAQVVLGAMREEGFITDSEIKTAMSQTPTKAKSFWSGAQYYVADMVMDQLPGMVGEISQDLIVDTTLDLNLEKKAEETLAESLDASSQKLDVSQAALVSIDGTGAIRALVGGRDYADSQFDRAVKARRQPGSAFKPFVYAAAMEIGRTPMSIRNDAPVRIGNWTPENYDQKYRGEVTLANALANSLNTIAAQLVMEVGPQNVIKLARRLGIESEMQSNASIALGTSEVSLVELTSAYAPFMNGGFKATPHVIRRISTADGTVLYENTYDNPPRVLDPAIVSQMNQMMVGVIERGTGKAARLKGWQAAGKSGTTQSFRDALFVGFTSNLTTGVWFGNDDGKSMKKVTGGGLPAKAWHDFMTAAHEGLSPAPVFGTTGVQPTFDTDQTAPESIGDVLSQGPIDAFPQAPVSSGRMTADQNTQQPADAANSGLVPPADVGETTGATRRTTLFDILTGG, from the coding sequence ATGGCAGGAAATCGGACATCAGGGCACAGGATAGAGCCTTCCTTTGAGGGCGGACGCGGCCGTGATGACGGCGAGCTGCGCATGAATGCCGGCGAGCGCGTCAGCGGCGGCGGCGGAAAATCCGGCGGCTCGAAACCTTCTCCTAAAAAGTCCAGCGCGCGACATCCCCGCAGGCGTGGCGGCTCGTCCGGAGGGCGGGGCTTTACCGGTCTGATCCGGTCGCTGGTCTATTGGTGCGTTGTGCTGGGCATCTGGGGCGCCATCGGCGTCGGCGGTCTCGTGCTCTATTACGGGTCGCGCATGCCGAGCGCCACGACCTGGGTCATTCCGGACCGGCCGCCGAACGTCAAGATCCTGGCCGTCAACGGTGATATCATCGCCAATCGCGGCACGACCGGCGGCGAGGCGCTGTCGCTCGAAAACATGTCGCCCTATATTCCCCAAGCCGTCATTGCCATCGAGGATCGCCGCTTCTATTCGCATTTCGGGGTCGATCCGCTCGGGCTGGCGCGGGCAATGCTCACCAATGTCACCACCGGACGCATGGTGCAGGGCGGCTCGACGATTACCCAGCAGCTCGCCAAGAACCTGTTTCTCTCGCCGGAGCGCACGCTGGAGCGCAAGGTGCAGGAAGTGCTGCTCTCCGTATGGCTGGAGCAGAAATACACCAAGGACCAGATTCTGGCGATGTATCTGAACCGGGTGTTCTTCGGTTCCAACGCCTATGGCGTCGAAGCGGCCTCGCGGCGCTATTTCAACAAATCCGCAAGGGATGTGAACCTCGGCGAGGCGGCGCTGCTTGCCGGTCTCTTGAAGGCGCCGTCGCGCCTGTCGCCGGCGCGCGATCCGAAGGCGGCCGAAGAGCGCGCCCAGGTCGTGCTCGGCGCCATGCGCGAAGAGGGCTTCATCACCGATAGCGAGATCAAGACCGCGATGTCGCAAACGCCGACCAAGGCCAAGAGCTTTTGGTCCGGTGCGCAATATTACGTCGCCGACATGGTCATGGACCAGCTGCCGGGCATGGTCGGCGAGATCAGCCAGGACCTGATCGTCGATACGACGCTCGATCTCAATCTGGAAAAGAAGGCCGAGGAAACGCTGGCCGAAAGCCTCGACGCATCCAGCCAGAAGCTGGATGTCTCTCAAGCCGCGCTGGTCTCGATCGACGGCACCGGTGCCATCCGCGCGCTTGTCGGCGGCCGCGATTACGCCGATAGCCAGTTCGACCGCGCCGTCAAGGCAAGGCGCCAGCCGGGCTCGGCGTTCAAGCCGTTCGTCTACGCCGCCGCAATGGAAATCGGCCGCACGCCGATGTCGATCCGCAACGATGCGCCCGTCCGGATCGGCAACTGGACACCGGAAAACTACGACCAGAAATATCGCGGCGAGGTGACGCTTGCCAATGCGCTAGCCAATTCGCTGAATACCATTGCAGCCCAGTTAGTGATGGAAGTGGGACCGCAAAATGTCATCAAGCTGGCGCGCCGGCTCGGCATCGAATCCGAAATGCAGTCCAATGCCTCAATTGCGCTGGGAACATCGGAAGTCAGTCTGGTCGAGCTGACATCGGCCTATGCTCCGTTCATGAACGGCGGCTTCAAGGCGACGCCGCATGTGATCCGGCGGATTTCGACGGCAGATGGCACGGTTCTCTACGAAAACACTTATGACAACCCACCCCGCGTGCTAGATCCCGCCATCGTCAGCCAGATGAACCAGATGATGGTGGGCGTGATCGAACGCGGGACCGGCAAGGCCGCCCGGCTGAAAGGCTGGCAGGCCGCCGGCAAATCGGGAACGACGCAGTCTTTCCGCGATGCTCTGTTCGTCGGCTTCACCAGCAATCTGACCACCGGCGTCTGGTTCGGCAATGATGACGGCAAGTCGATGAAGAAGGTCACCGGCGGCGGTCTGCCGGCCAAGGCCTGGCATGATTTCATGACGGCGGCCCATGAAGGCCTGTCGCCCGCGCCGGTCTTCGGCACGACGGGTGTCCAGCCGACATTCGATACCGATCAGACAGCACCCGAGAGTATCGGCGATGTCCTCTCGCAAGGTCCCATCGACGCGTTTCCGCAGGCCCCGGTCTCCAGCGGCCGGATGACGGCAGACCAAAACACGCAGCAGCCGGCGGACGCCGCCAATTCCGGCCTTGTGCCGCCTGCCGATGTCGGCGAGACGACAGGTGCGACCCGCCGCACCACCCTGTTCGACATCCTGACCGGCGGTTGA